A genomic region of Persephonella marina EX-H1 contains the following coding sequences:
- the nusB gene encoding transcription antitermination factor NusB: MGKYRKKAREIVFRTLYTYDIKGGDLFEIMEDHIKDIRGKLSKKTVDYIYSILKGIDEHLPEIDDILRENLKNWRLERLGYPERALLRLGVYELLFSDIEDKGRVFMDILDLTKCYIDNPDTVKFINGVLSTVYKNRQKVNQ, from the coding sequence ATGGGAAAGTACAGAAAGAAAGCAAGGGAGATCGTTTTCAGAACGCTATACACCTATGATATAAAAGGTGGAGATCTTTTTGAGATAATGGAGGATCATATAAAGGATATCAGAGGAAAGCTATCTAAAAAGACTGTTGATTATATTTACTCAATACTTAAAGGTATAGATGAGCATCTCCCTGAGATAGATGATATCTTAAGGGAGAACCTGAAAAACTGGAGGCTTGAGAGGCTCGGTTATCCTGAGAGAGCCCTTTTGAGACTTGGTGTTTATGAACTGCTTTTCTCAGATATAGAGGACAAGGGTAGGGTTTTTATGGACATTCTTGATCTTACAAAATGCTATATAGATAATCCAGACACAGTCAAGTTTATAAATGGTGTTTTAAGTACAGTATACAAAAACAGGCAGAAAGTAAACCAATGA